One Rissa tridactyla isolate bRisTri1 chromosome 1, bRisTri1.patW.cur.20221130, whole genome shotgun sequence DNA segment encodes these proteins:
- the LOC128902367 gene encoding neuronal acetylcholine receptor subunit alpha-10-like, translated as MGLSVFSSVLRRKPLQVNQVLTSYLWVRQAWLDAHLAWDKDAYGGIDSICIPSSYVWRPHIIIFYNDTDDGFGGSVETNVVLRSDGHIMWDSPAITKSSCKVDVSYFPFDGQRCRLTFGSWTYNGNQIDLRNRLDTGDLTDFVENVEWEALGMPATRNVITYGCCSEPYPDVTYTLLLCRRASFYIFSLLLPCIMVSFLAPLGFYLPADSGEKVSLGVTVLLALTVFQLLVAESMQPSESVPLIGKYYIATMTMITASTALTIFIMNVHHCGPGPRPVPPWTRWLILHHMAWLCCVYEVGESCKSPRRVPGRRAGREDTGGPGESPMEGEVGAEAGGCPRDCCLCHHDGLLSNVGYVAGCCRHHQASQRRTGEWKKVAKVMDRFFMWVFFLMVFLMSVLVLGNAA; from the exons aTGGGACTCagcgtgttctcatctgtgctgcggAGGAAGccgcttcag gtgaaccaggtcctcacctcctacctgtgggtccgtcaggcctggctggacgcccacctcgcctgggacaaggacgcttacggcggcatcgacagcatctgcatccccagcagctacgtctggcggccgcacatcatcatcttctacaacga caccgacgacggctttggtggctcggtggagaccaacgtggttctgcgctccgacgggcacatcatgtgggactcgcccgccatcaccaagagctcctgcaaggtggatgtctcctacttcccctttgacgggcagcggtgccgcctcaccttcggctcctggacctacaacgggaaccagatcgacctccgcaaccggctggacaccggggacctgacggacttcgtggagaacgtggagtgggaggcgctgggcatg ccggccacgaggaacgtcatcacctacggctgctgctccgagccctaccctgatgtcacctacacgctgctcctctgccgccgcgcctccttctac atcttcagcctgctcctgccctgcatcatggtctccttcctggcaccccttggcttctacctgccggccgactccggggagaaggtctcactgggggtgacagtgctgctggccctcaccgtcttccagctgctggtggcggagagcatgcagccctcggagagcgtcccgctcatcg ggaagtactacatcgccaccatgaccatgatcacggcctccaccgcgctgaccatcttcatcatgaacgtccaccactgcggcccggggccccggcccgtgcccccctggaccaggtggctcatcctccaccacatggcctggctctgctgtgtctacgaggtgggcgagagctgcaagagcccccggcgggtgccaggcaggcgggcgggcagggaggacactggggggccgggggagagccccatggagggggaggtgggtgccgaggcagggggctgtccccgggactgctgcctgtgccaccacgatggcctgctgagcaacgtgggctacgtcgccggctgctgccggcatcaccaagcctcccagcgccggaccggcgagtggaagaaggtggccaaggtgatggaccgcttcttcatgtgggtcttcttcctcatggtcttcctcatgagtgtgctggtcctgggcaatgctgcctga